A segment of the Bos javanicus breed banteng chromosome 22, ARS-OSU_banteng_1.0, whole genome shotgun sequence genome:
AGCGCTCGGCGGCCGCCCTGGCGGCGGCAGCCCCGCGCACAGTGTACGCCTTCTCCGCGCGCCCTCTGGCCGGCGGGGAGCCCTTCAACCTGTCCTCCCTGCGGGGCAAGGTGCTGCTCATTGAGAACGTAGCATCGCTCTGAGGCACAACGGTGCGGGACTACACCCAGATGAATGACCTGCAGCGGCGCCTTGGACCCCGGGGCCTGGTCGTGCTCGGCTTCCCCTGCAACCAGTTTGGGCATCAGGTGCGCCTAACCGGGCGGAGCGGGGGTGGGCGTGCTACCCGGGTTAGGAGCGCCCGCTGGTGCTCCGCCGGGTCCCAGGGCGCGGAGAGGCGGGCCTTCGCCTCGCAGCACTCCGACGCTTTTCCCGGCTGAGGTTCAAATCCACCCTGGAGTTACGCAACAAAGGTCACAGTCGGGTGACTCATGGAAAACTCCAGGTTTGCGGTTAGGCTTCCCTTCCCCCTCGCAGCCCTGGTTCCCAGCTGCTCTCCCCTCTCGCAGGAAAACGCCAAGAACGAGGAGATCCTGAATTGCCTGAAGTACGTCCGACCAGGCGGCGGGTTCGAGCCCAACTTTATGCTCTTCGAAAAGTGCGAGGTGAATGGCGAGAAGGCGCATCCGCTCTTCGCCTTCCTTCGGGAGGTTCTGCCCACGCCAAGTGACGACGCCACTGCTCTCATGACCGACCCTAAGTTCATCACCTGGTCCCCGGTGTGCCGCAACGACGTCTCCTGGAACTTCGAGAAGTTCCTGGTGGGCCCAGACGGTGTGCCCGTGCGCAGGTACAGCCGCCGCTTTCTGACCATCGA
Coding sequences within it:
- the GPX1 gene encoding glutathione peroxidase 1, producing MCAAQRSAAALAAAAPRTVYAFSARPLAGGEPFNLSSLRGKVLLIENVASLUGTTVRDYTQMNDLQRRLGPRGLVVLGFPCNQFGHQENAKNEEILNCLKYVRPGGGFEPNFMLFEKCEVNGEKAHPLFAFLREVLPTPSDDATALMTDPKFITWSPVCRNDVSWNFEKFLVGPDGVPVRRYSRRFLTIDIEPDIETLLSQGASA